The Parambassis ranga chromosome 14, fParRan2.1, whole genome shotgun sequence genome includes a window with the following:
- the LOC114446186 gene encoding forkhead box protein O1-A-like: MAEVPPPQGQPVEIDPDFEPLSRPRSCTWPLPRPELLDPASSNTSSPAPSVQQEPGGNPEFISNLGLLEEDFEEYAEQKPPCSVFQCQEGNCVHLHHQHHHHHVHQQQQQLLPGAQLPPQQQVPSPGVPPLGGSGQRKSTSSRRNAWGNMSYADLITKAIDSSPEKRLTLSQIYDWMVKSVPYFKDKGDSNSSAGWKNSIRHNLSLHSRFVRVQNEGTGKSSWWMLNPDGGKNGKSPRRRAASMDNNNKFIKSRGRATKKKMSLQEGVEGGGGSPSSQYSNWLGSPHSHSTEDLEAWSSFRTRTSSDASTLSGRRSPFPSEQDDLGESDGHIMYPGATGPKIPSNLPSLSKVAGSMGQRGSENIMENLLDNLNLLSPKAPQLSSDSSHSPNGAMLQSSPYSSTGLTQRQQQDYHKCMYGQVRMNSLSPVPMQTLPETKPGFGAYENQYICPAGLLKELLTADAETSREMRPSRDTLVSEVGRGNRLMPTYSSQRHVGVHNGVKMMTPPQSHPVPHVNPQPIHIQGAAASRDLNSCNMIPLTSLTNLSGVPPRMSGLRTSMQLIHGQPAHTNDVSANYSSYRELHPVQQHGYHQERLPSDLDSVSIERLECDLESVLHDTLMDGALDFNFDPAAGPHGFSQRVKTTTHSWVSG; encoded by the exons ATGGCCGAGGTTCCACCACCACAGGGACAGCCGGTCGAAATAGACCCGGACTTTGAGCCTCTCTCTCGCCCTCGGTCCTGCACCTGGCCTCTGCCCCGACCGGAGCTCCTCGACCCGGCCAgctccaacacatcctcaccgGCACCGTCTGTGCAGCAAGAGCCCGGAGGAAACCCCGAGTTCATCAGTAACCTCGGCTTGTTAGAAGAGGACTTTGAAGAGTACGCGGAGCAGAAACCGCCCTGCAGCGTGTTTCAGTGTCAGGAGGGAAACTGTGTGCATCTGCATCACcagcaccaccatcaccacgtccaccagcagcagcagcagctgctcccgGGTGCGCAGCTGCCGCCCCAGCAACAGGTGCCCTCTCCTGGTGTCCCACCGCTGGGAGGCTCCGGCCAGAGGAAGAGCACCTCGTCCCGCCGTAACGCCTGGGGGAACATGTCTTACGCTGACCTGATTACTAAGGCGATAGACAGCTCACCTGAAAAGAGGCTGACACTGTCTCAGATTTACGACTGGATGGTCAAGAGTGTGCCTTACTTCAAGGACAAAGGAGACAGCAACAGCTCCGCGGGCTGGAAG AACTCCATCAGACACAACCTCTCGCTGCACAGCCGCTTTGTGCGTGTACAGAATGAGGGAACAGGAAAAAGCTCCTGGTGGATGCTGAACCCTGACGGAGGAAAGAATGGAAAGTCACCTCGACGCAGAGCTGCCTCCATGGACAACAACAATAAGTTTATCaagagcagaggaagagctACAAAGAAAAAG ATGTCTCTACAGGAAGGTgttgagggaggaggaggcagcccTAGTTCCCAGTACTCCAACTGGCTGGGAAGCCCACACTCTCACAGCACAGAGGACTTAGAAGCATGGAGCTCCTTTAGGACACGCACCAGCTCTGATGCCAGCACTCTGAGTGGTCGTCGTTCACCTTTCCCCTCTGAACAGGATGACCTGGGGGAGTCTGATGGACACATTATGTATCCTGGAGCAACAGGGCCCAAGATACCCTCCAACCTTCCTAGCCTGTCCAAGGTGGCTGGATCTATGGGCCAACGGGGCTCAGAAAACATCATGGAAAACCTGCTGGATAACCTGAACCTGCTGTCACCTAAAGCCCCCCAGCTCAGCTCTGACTCCTCACATTCCCCAAATGGTGCCATGCTCCAGAGTAGTCCCTACAGCTCTACTGGCCTGACCCAACGTCAACAGCAGGATTACCATAAATGCATGTATGGGCAGGTGAGGATGAACTCCCTGTCCCCTGTTCCCATGCAGACACTTCCAGAGACCAAGCCGGGCTTTGGGGCTTATGAGAACCAGTATATCTGCCCAGCCGGTCTCCTGAAAGAGCTGCTCACTGCAGATGCAGAGACCAGCAGGGAGATGAGGCCCTCTAGGGATACACTGGTGTCTGAGGTTGGGAGGGGAAACCGCTTAATGCCCACTTACAGTAGCCAGAGACATGTGGGGGTTCATAATGGAGTGAAAATGATGACTCCTCCTCAGAGTCATCCAGTTCCTCATGTAAATCCACAGCCTATTCATATCCAGGGTGCTGCTGCCTCTCGAGACTTGAATAGCTGTAACATGATACCACTGACTAGTCTCACTAACCTATCAGGGGTGCCTCCTCGAATGTCCGGTCTGAGAACAAGCATGCAGCTGATCCATggacaaccagcacacactaaTGATGTCTCTGCAAACTACAGCAGCTACAGGGAACTGCACCCAGTACAACAACATGGCTATCACCAGGAGCGGCTTCCCAGTGACCTGGACAGTGTGTCCATCGAAAGGCTCGAATGTGACCTGGAGTCTGTCCTTCATGATACCCTCATGGATGGGGCGCTGGACTTTAATTTTGACCCCGCAGCTGGACCTCATGGGTTTTCTCAGAGGgtcaaaacaaccacacacagctgggtgTCAGGCTAG